One window of Dysgonomonas mossii genomic DNA carries:
- a CDS encoding AGE family epimerase/isomerase has product MNGFKNELENNILAFWIDKMQDTEHGGFYGQIDGNNTLHPEANKGAILNARILWTFSSAYRILKKKEYLDMAQRAFDYITAYFLDREYGGVYWELDYKGNPVSTKKQTYVQGFMLYGFSEFYRATGNKQALELAKEFFYLIEKCHDDKLGGYLEAYTQDWKPIEDMRLSDKDANEKKTMNTHLHVLEPYTNLCRVWDNEQLKAAQKRLIGIFTERILDKKTNHLNLFFDEEWNVKSTAISYGHDIEASWLLFEAADVLGDRDLLAEIKNISLDIADAASEGLQAEGSMIYEKDGNHIDGDRHWWVQAESVVGYMYAYKNSKDIAYKEKAARIWNYIRNQIVDQENGEWYWSRKEDGTINQKDDKAGFWKCPYHNGRMCMEMIEHFDLK; this is encoded by the coding sequence ATGAACGGTTTCAAAAACGAACTGGAGAATAATATATTGGCTTTCTGGATCGATAAGATGCAGGATACAGAGCATGGAGGTTTTTACGGACAGATAGATGGTAATAACACATTGCACCCTGAAGCAAATAAGGGTGCTATACTAAATGCCCGTATCCTGTGGACTTTCTCTTCTGCATACCGCATATTGAAGAAGAAGGAATACCTTGATATGGCTCAACGGGCTTTCGATTATATTACTGCATATTTTCTTGATAGGGAATATGGCGGAGTATATTGGGAACTCGATTATAAAGGAAATCCTGTAAGTACAAAAAAACAAACCTATGTGCAAGGGTTTATGCTATACGGTTTCTCGGAGTTTTATCGCGCAACAGGAAACAAGCAGGCTCTTGAATTGGCAAAAGAATTCTTCTATCTGATAGAGAAATGTCATGATGATAAATTGGGCGGCTATCTCGAAGCCTATACTCAGGATTGGAAGCCTATTGAAGATATGCGCCTGAGTGATAAGGATGCCAATGAAAAGAAAACAATGAATACACATTTGCACGTTCTGGAACCATATACCAATCTGTGCCGGGTGTGGGACAATGAGCAGCTTAAAGCAGCTCAGAAAAGATTGATTGGTATTTTCACCGAGCGTATATTGGATAAGAAAACAAACCATCTGAATCTCTTTTTCGACGAAGAGTGGAATGTGAAGTCTACAGCCATATCCTACGGGCACGATATAGAAGCCTCATGGTTGTTGTTCGAAGCTGCTGATGTGTTGGGCGATAGAGACTTACTTGCCGAAATAAAAAATATATCATTGGATATAGCAGATGCTGCATCCGAAGGTTTGCAGGCCGAAGGCAGTATGATATACGAAAAGGATGGGAATCACATAGATGGCGATCGTCATTGGTGGGTACAGGCAGAATCTGTAGTAGGATATATGTATGCGTACAAAAACTCTAAGGACATAGCATATAAAGAGAAGGCTGCACGGATATGGAATTATATCCGCAATCAGATCGTCGACCAAGAGAATGGCGAATGGTATTGGAGCCGAAAAGAAGACGGAACAATCAATCAAAAAGATGATAAAGCCGGCTTCTGGAAATGCCCGTATCATAATGGGCGTATGTGTATGGAGATGATAGAACATTTCGATTTAAAATAA
- a CDS encoding GH36-type glycosyl hydrolase domain-containing protein — protein MKFGYFDDQRREYVITNPQTPWPWINYLGNEDFFSLISNTAGGYSFYKDAKFRRITRYRYNNVPMDNGGRYFYINDGGTVWSPGWKPCKTELDRYECRHGMSYTTITGEKNGIEVEVLFFVPLKTWAEVQKVKLTNKSTETKRFKLFSFAEWCLWNAATDMENFQRNFSTGEVEIADSVIYHKTEYKERRNHYAYYSVNAPIQGFDTDRESFIGLYNEFRDPQTVMAGKPTNSVAHGWSPIASHYLEIELKPGETKELIFVLGYAEYENCEDKWESKGVINKSKAKETIAKFDTVAKVQAAFDELKTYWDNLLSSYVLKSSEEKLDRMVNIWNQYQCMVTFNFSRSASFFESGIGRGMGFRDSNQDLVGFVHQIPARARQRIIDIASTQFSDGGCYHQYQPLTKRGNNDIGGGFNDDPMWLIFGTVAYLKETGDFSILDEAVPFDNQAGTEKSLFHHLTVSFNHVIENLGPHLLPLIGRADWNDCLNLNCFSWDPNESFQTTENKTEGSKAESLMIAGLFIVCGQDYVTLCRQIGNNQEADRAQGYIDSMIEAVKKHGWDGNWYLRAYDYYGKKIGSNENKEGKIFIESQGWCAMAKVGLEEGMVEKSLDSVKKYLDTPNGIVLNNPAFTEYVVEYGEISSYPAGYKENAGIFCHNNPWIMIAETFLGRGDYAWEYYRKICPSYTEEISELHKVEPYVYSQMIAGKDAFKPGEAKNSWLTGTAAWNYYAITQFILGIKPDYNGLEINPCIPSDWKGFEVTRKFRDATYLINIKNTGVNRGVKSIIVNGKALSRNIIPLQPAGSVNKIEVVLG, from the coding sequence ATGAAGTTTGGATATTTTGACGATCAGCGTCGGGAATATGTAATTACAAATCCTCAGACGCCATGGCCATGGATCAACTATCTGGGTAATGAAGATTTCTTCTCTTTGATATCAAATACAGCCGGAGGTTACTCTTTTTATAAAGATGCTAAGTTTCGTCGTATTACTCGTTATCGCTACAACAATGTTCCTATGGATAATGGCGGACGCTATTTTTATATCAACGATGGAGGAACTGTTTGGTCGCCGGGGTGGAAGCCTTGCAAAACCGAACTCGATAGATATGAATGCCGCCACGGAATGAGTTATACGACCATTACCGGGGAGAAAAACGGAATAGAAGTAGAAGTACTTTTCTTTGTGCCCCTGAAGACATGGGCGGAAGTTCAGAAGGTGAAGTTGACAAACAAGTCGACAGAAACCAAACGATTCAAACTGTTTTCTTTTGCTGAGTGGTGCTTATGGAATGCTGCTACCGACATGGAAAACTTTCAGCGTAATTTCTCTACAGGAGAAGTAGAAATAGCAGACTCTGTCATTTATCATAAAACAGAATACAAAGAGCGAAGAAACCATTATGCTTACTATAGCGTAAATGCTCCGATACAAGGGTTTGATACCGACAGAGAATCATTTATAGGTTTGTATAATGAGTTTCGTGATCCGCAAACTGTGATGGCGGGAAAGCCTACCAACTCTGTGGCTCACGGTTGGTCGCCTATAGCATCGCATTACCTCGAGATAGAATTAAAACCCGGCGAAACGAAAGAACTGATATTTGTATTGGGTTATGCAGAATACGAAAACTGTGAGGACAAATGGGAATCGAAAGGTGTTATAAATAAGAGCAAAGCAAAGGAGACTATTGCCAAATTCGATACGGTTGCAAAAGTACAGGCTGCATTTGATGAATTAAAAACCTATTGGGATAATTTGTTAAGCAGCTATGTGCTAAAGAGCAGTGAAGAAAAATTAGACCGCATGGTCAATATTTGGAACCAATACCAATGTATGGTTACGTTTAATTTTTCTCGCTCCGCATCTTTCTTCGAATCGGGAATCGGGCGAGGTATGGGATTCCGCGACTCCAATCAGGACTTGGTTGGTTTTGTTCACCAAATTCCCGCACGTGCCCGTCAGCGTATTATCGATATTGCATCTACACAGTTTAGTGATGGCGGTTGTTATCACCAGTATCAGCCACTCACCAAGCGAGGAAACAATGATATCGGCGGTGGTTTTAACGACGATCCGATGTGGCTTATTTTCGGAACAGTCGCCTATCTGAAAGAGACGGGAGATTTTTCCATATTAGACGAGGCTGTTCCTTTCGACAATCAGGCGGGAACAGAGAAATCACTGTTTCACCACTTGACTGTTTCATTCAATCACGTGATCGAAAACTTGGGACCTCACTTACTGCCTCTTATCGGGCGTGCGGACTGGAACGATTGTTTGAATCTAAATTGTTTTTCGTGGGATCCGAATGAGTCATTCCAGACGACTGAAAACAAAACGGAAGGATCGAAAGCCGAATCTTTGATGATCGCCGGACTGTTTATTGTTTGTGGTCAGGACTATGTAACGCTTTGCCGCCAGATAGGAAATAATCAGGAAGCTGACCGTGCACAGGGTTATATCGACTCTATGATCGAAGCCGTTAAGAAACATGGATGGGATGGTAATTGGTATCTTCGTGCCTATGATTATTACGGAAAGAAAATCGGTAGTAATGAAAATAAGGAAGGAAAGATATTTATCGAGTCGCAAGGTTGGTGTGCGATGGCAAAAGTGGGGCTGGAAGAAGGTATGGTAGAGAAATCGCTGGATTCTGTCAAAAAATATCTGGATACACCTAATGGTATTGTATTGAATAATCCGGCGTTTACAGAATATGTAGTCGAATACGGGGAGATTTCTTCTTATCCTGCCGGCTATAAAGAAAATGCAGGTATTTTCTGCCACAATAATCCTTGGATTATGATTGCCGAAACCTTCTTGGGACGAGGCGACTATGCATGGGAATATTACCGCAAGATATGCCCTTCTTATACCGAAGAAATATCAGAATTGCATAAAGTAGAGCCTTATGTATATTCTCAAATGATTGCCGGAAAAGATGCATTCAAGCCGGGTGAAGCTAAGAACTCTTGGTTAACCGGTACGGCAGCATGGAATTATTATGCGATCACGCAATTTATTCTGGGTATCAAGCCGGATTATAATGGATTGGAAATAAATCCTTGTATTCCTTCTGATTGGAAAGGGTTTGAGGTGACACGCAAATTCAGAGATGCAACTTATCTCATCAATATTAAAAATACAGGAGTGAATCGAGGAGTAAAAAGTATAATAGTTAACGGAAAGGCTTTGTCAAGAAACATTATTCCGCTACAGCCTGCCGGTTCGGTGAATAAAATAGAGGTAGTATTAGGTTAA
- a CDS encoding glycoside hydrolase family 3 N-terminal domain-containing protein, whose product MRKLAVLVVVLGIACGMYAQKGDAERRAAEMVSKMTLAEKIGQMSQITVDLVCKGQDTPPTSTLEIDADKVREAVVKYHVGSILNAPGTRARTPQWWTKAVEQIQEVATKETRMKIPVIYGLDQIHGATYTAGSTMFPQEIGIAATWNPAHARKMGEITAYETRASNVPWNFSPVLDLGLDPRFPRQYEGFGEDPYIGSVFGYELVKGYEGDDNNIANPTKVASCIKHFIGYSAPISGKDRTPAYIPENVLLEYHVPAFKAAIDAGAHTIMINSGIINNVPVHASYELMTKLLRQDLGFQGMIVTDWEDINKLYNRDKMVPSIKEAIKAGINAGIDMSMIPYNYKEFCDLLTELVNEGQVPMSRIDDAATRVLTVKIKLGLFETPNTYAKDYPEFNSKAFQQASYNAAADGITLLKNKNNVLPLSKGAKILVTGPNAVSKRALNGGWTFSWQGEKIDEFGDLYHNILDAVQHKFGKANVSYVPGVSYTKETKWDTEHKDRFDEAIAAAKNVDYIILCLGENSYCEKPGDLNDLYLNDLQTELAQEMLKLGKKVILVLSEGRPRLISKFSSKVDGIVQTYLPGIYGADALADILAGDVNPSGKLPYTYPAYPNSLVPYFHKYSDEQVNTDAAYNYEGDYNFEYPFGYGLSYTTFAYSNIKLDKSQLPLNSNEEVTVSVDVKNTGSRDGKEVVQLYTSDLVASLVPDVKRLRRFEKVALKAGETKTVTFKLKLNDLSFINLENKRVVEPGDFEFQVGASSNDIKGKVLFTIK is encoded by the coding sequence ATGAGAAAATTAGCAGTATTAGTAGTTGTATTGGGTATCGCCTGCGGCATGTATGCGCAAAAGGGTGATGCAGAGAGAAGAGCAGCCGAGATGGTGTCGAAAATGACATTGGCAGAGAAAATAGGGCAGATGTCTCAGATAACAGTTGATCTGGTTTGTAAAGGTCAGGACACTCCTCCTACCAGCACATTGGAGATAGATGCAGACAAAGTGCGCGAAGCTGTTGTTAAATACCATGTAGGATCTATTCTTAACGCTCCCGGTACACGTGCGCGTACGCCTCAGTGGTGGACTAAAGCTGTAGAACAGATTCAGGAAGTAGCAACGAAGGAAACCCGTATGAAAATTCCTGTTATCTATGGTCTCGACCAGATACACGGAGCTACTTATACGGCAGGTTCTACCATGTTTCCTCAGGAAATAGGTATTGCCGCTACATGGAATCCGGCGCATGCCCGTAAGATGGGTGAAATTACAGCTTACGAAACACGTGCAAGTAATGTGCCTTGGAACTTCTCGCCTGTACTGGACTTAGGACTCGATCCACGTTTCCCTCGCCAGTACGAAGGATTTGGAGAAGACCCTTATATCGGTTCGGTTTTCGGATACGAATTGGTGAAAGGATATGAAGGCGATGATAATAACATCGCAAACCCAACAAAGGTGGCTTCATGTATCAAGCACTTTATAGGCTATTCGGCTCCAATTAGTGGAAAAGACCGTACGCCGGCTTATATTCCCGAGAATGTATTACTCGAATATCATGTTCCTGCTTTTAAGGCGGCTATCGATGCCGGTGCACATACTATAATGATCAACTCAGGTATTATAAACAATGTACCTGTACATGCCAGCTATGAGCTGATGACTAAATTGTTGCGTCAGGATTTAGGCTTTCAGGGTATGATTGTTACAGACTGGGAAGATATAAACAAGTTGTATAACCGTGACAAAATGGTTCCTTCTATCAAAGAAGCAATCAAAGCAGGTATTAACGCAGGAATCGATATGTCGATGATTCCTTACAACTATAAAGAATTTTGCGATTTGTTGACAGAGCTTGTCAATGAAGGTCAAGTACCGATGTCACGCATCGATGACGCTGCAACAAGAGTATTGACTGTGAAAATAAAGCTTGGATTGTTTGAAACACCGAATACCTATGCGAAAGATTATCCGGAGTTTAACTCTAAGGCATTCCAACAAGCTTCTTACAATGCCGCAGCAGATGGTATCACATTGCTGAAAAACAAAAACAATGTATTGCCATTGAGTAAAGGAGCGAAGATTCTGGTGACAGGCCCTAATGCTGTTAGCAAACGTGCGTTAAACGGAGGATGGACATTCTCTTGGCAAGGTGAAAAAATAGACGAGTTTGGAGACTTGTATCATAATATTCTTGATGCGGTACAACACAAATTCGGTAAAGCAAATGTTTCTTATGTTCCGGGTGTGAGCTACACAAAAGAAACAAAATGGGATACAGAGCATAAAGACCGTTTCGATGAGGCTATTGCTGCGGCTAAGAATGTAGACTATATAATATTGTGTTTGGGTGAAAACTCATATTGCGAGAAACCGGGAGATTTGAACGATTTATACCTGAATGACTTACAAACAGAGCTGGCTCAGGAAATGCTGAAACTTGGCAAGAAAGTGATCTTGGTATTGAGCGAAGGACGACCTCGTTTGATCTCTAAGTTCTCATCCAAAGTAGATGGTATAGTACAGACATATTTACCGGGAATTTACGGAGCCGATGCATTAGCCGATATTTTGGCGGGAGATGTAAACCCTTCTGGTAAATTGCCTTATACATATCCGGCATATCCGAATTCATTAGTGCCGTATTTCCATAAATATTCTGATGAGCAAGTAAATACCGATGCTGCATACAATTACGAAGGAGACTATAATTTTGAATATCCGTTCGGGTATGGCTTGAGTTACACAACTTTCGCATATTCAAATATAAAGTTAGATAAGTCTCAATTACCTCTTAATTCGAATGAAGAAGTAACTGTATCTGTAGATGTAAAAAATACAGGTAGCCGCGATGGAAAAGAAGTTGTACAACTTTATACAAGCGACCTGGTTGCATCATTGGTTCCGGATGTGAAAAGATTGCGCCGTTTTGAGAAGGTCGCTTTAAAAGCAGGTGAAACAAAAACTGTAACATTTAAGTTGAAGCTAAACGATCTTTCTTTTATTAATCTCGAAAATAAACGAGTGGTAGAGCCGGGAGATTTTGAATTTCAGGTAGGAGCTTCCTCTAATGATATAAAAGGCAAGGTGTTGTTTACTATAAAATGA
- a CDS encoding glycoside hydrolase family 26 protein yields MMRYIFFFLFVFIIVPVKASDTLVDRQATERTKNLYQNLKDIQKSGKVLFGHQEATSYGRTWVGDKNRSDVKDVTGSHPAIIGLDFANVTTSDSERFEKAKHELITSVVDTYNRGGVSTFAWHASNPANDGSFYWEKDPIKVVPDILPGGKLHDKYKKYLQSIADVASAFKDKEGVLIPVIFRPFHEYDGDWFWWGKGHCTKDEFIALWRFTIDYLRNDLGVHNFIYAFSPDCKFTTQGQFLEYYPGDEYVDMLGLDNYWDFRPDGGNNPQLAAQKLKIVSDIAESKGKLAAFTETGLEGIPQSDWFTATLLPILQKVKVCYVLVWRNASDMAHHYYAPTVGHPAANDFKAFSQSETILMENDVTDIYN; encoded by the coding sequence ATGATGAGGTATATCTTCTTTTTCCTATTCGTTTTTATTATTGTTCCTGTGAAAGCTTCGGATACATTGGTTGACAGGCAAGCTACAGAGCGAACAAAAAACTTATATCAGAATTTGAAAGATATACAGAAGAGCGGTAAGGTTCTTTTCGGGCATCAGGAAGCTACCAGCTATGGACGTACTTGGGTTGGAGATAAGAATAGGAGTGATGTTAAAGATGTTACCGGTAGTCATCCTGCCATTATAGGCCTCGATTTTGCCAATGTGACTACCTCCGATTCAGAGCGGTTTGAGAAGGCTAAACATGAGCTCATTACTTCCGTTGTTGATACTTACAACAGGGGAGGTGTTTCCACCTTTGCTTGGCATGCTAGTAATCCCGCTAACGATGGAAGTTTTTATTGGGAGAAAGATCCTATAAAAGTTGTTCCGGACATTCTTCCCGGAGGGAAATTACACGATAAATATAAAAAATACTTACAATCTATTGCTGATGTTGCTTCAGCATTTAAAGATAAAGAGGGAGTGCTTATCCCTGTTATATTTCGTCCGTTTCATGAATATGATGGCGATTGGTTTTGGTGGGGAAAGGGACATTGTACCAAAGATGAATTTATTGCTTTATGGCGGTTTACGATCGACTATTTGCGAAACGATTTAGGAGTGCATAACTTCATATATGCATTCTCGCCCGATTGCAAGTTTACAACACAAGGGCAATTCTTAGAATACTATCCGGGTGATGAATATGTGGATATGCTTGGTCTGGACAACTATTGGGACTTTCGCCCCGATGGAGGAAACAACCCTCAGCTTGCGGCGCAGAAGCTTAAAATAGTGTCCGATATAGCCGAAAGCAAAGGTAAATTAGCAGCCTTCACCGAGACAGGATTGGAGGGGATACCCCAGTCGGATTGGTTTACGGCAACATTACTGCCTATTCTACAAAAGGTAAAGGTTTGTTATGTGCTTGTATGGCGCAATGCCAGTGATATGGCGCATCATTATTATGCACCTACTGTGGGACATCCTGCCGCTAACGATTTTAAGGCGTTCTCTCAGTCTGAAACCATATTGATGGAGAATGATGTGACTGATATATATAATTGA
- a CDS encoding glycosyl hydrolase: protein MKKTFLLLMSVAMVLVSCKQKETIADMKLPIDKNATKETVELYNRLFKSLDKGIMVGHQDALAYGHGWYKEAGRSDVKDVTGDYPSVVGWELGHVEIGAQFNLDSVYFSDMKHYIKETYDRGGITTASWHGDNIVTGNTAWDCAQDSVVRTILPNGSNHAKYLTWLDRVADFFLDLKDDKGTLIPVVFRMYHEHTGAWFWWGSKQCTPEEYKQLWIMTVEYLRDKKNVHNLLYAYSPSETKNEAEYLERYPGDEYVDIVGYDCYVPGKDSEAVAKYKEAMDLNLKIVTGYAAKSGKIPTIGETGMESIPDSMYFTQAVYPIINQYKIAWVLFWRNAWESDKPEHFYAPFKGHSSADDFREFVAKPNILMNADVK from the coding sequence ATGAAGAAAACATTTCTATTACTAATGTCTGTAGCTATGGTACTCGTATCATGTAAGCAAAAAGAAACGATAGCAGATATGAAATTGCCTATTGATAAAAATGCCACAAAAGAAACTGTAGAGCTGTACAACCGATTGTTTAAGTCGTTAGATAAGGGTATAATGGTTGGTCATCAGGATGCTTTGGCGTATGGTCATGGCTGGTATAAAGAAGCCGGGCGGTCGGATGTGAAAGATGTGACTGGCGATTATCCTTCAGTGGTAGGGTGGGAGTTAGGACATGTTGAAATCGGGGCTCAATTTAATCTCGATTCTGTCTACTTTTCGGATATGAAGCACTATATCAAAGAGACCTACGATAGAGGTGGCATAACAACAGCCAGTTGGCATGGAGATAATATCGTAACAGGAAATACCGCTTGGGACTGTGCGCAGGATTCGGTTGTAAGAACAATACTTCCTAATGGCTCAAATCATGCAAAGTATCTCACATGGCTCGATCGTGTTGCAGATTTCTTTCTCGACTTGAAGGATGATAAAGGCACCCTGATTCCCGTGGTGTTCCGTATGTATCATGAACATACAGGAGCATGGTTCTGGTGGGGTAGTAAACAGTGTACGCCCGAGGAGTATAAACAATTGTGGATTATGACCGTAGAGTATCTGCGTGATAAGAAAAACGTACACAATCTTCTTTATGCCTATTCTCCATCAGAAACAAAAAATGAAGCCGAGTATCTTGAGCGTTATCCCGGTGATGAATATGTTGATATAGTGGGTTATGACTGCTATGTGCCGGGTAAAGACAGTGAAGCTGTAGCAAAATACAAAGAAGCGATGGATCTCAATCTTAAGATTGTAACCGGCTATGCAGCTAAGTCTGGTAAAATACCTACTATCGGAGAAACGGGAATGGAATCTATCCCGGATTCTATGTATTTTACACAAGCTGTATATCCTATTATAAACCAATATAAAATAGCATGGGTATTATTCTGGCGCAATGCCTGGGAGAGCGATAAGCCTGAACATTTTTATGCACCGTTCAAAGGTCATTCGTCTGCAGATGATTTCAGAGAATTTGTAGCTAAACCCAATATTCTGATGAATGCAGATGTAAAATAA
- the mutA gene encoding methylmalonyl-CoA mutase small subunit: MANQKEKLFSNFPPISTEEWMAKIVADLKGADFEKKLVWKTNEGFNVNPFYRSEDLEGLNTAVSLPGEFPYVRGTKKDNDWYTRQDIDVRDFKAANAKALDVLYKGITSLGFHIEGDDVNADNIKTLLKDIHPEAVELNFSTCHRKSLELTKILVEYIKESGADVMKCFGSVNYDPFKPLLKKGRNADGWVEKAAEIVKAAAPLPRFRVLAVNAYALSDGGAYIYQELGYALANGNQLMSALVEAGLDPTLVAKKIKFNFGIGGNYFMEIAKFRAARWLWAEIVEAYKPICANECPNKSPEGICHCAAKIYVHAQTSTFNKTVYDAHVNLLRTQTESMSATIAGINSLTVRPFDETYKTPDDFSERIARNQQLLLKEECHFDKITDPSAGSYYIENLTKSIAEQAWKLFLEVDEKGFYEALKAATVQTAVKTSADTRFKALATRREVLLGTNQYPNFTEKAESKIVKEGCNCGCSSEKGEYMPLPTSRLGTAFETLRLATEKHGAPTVFMLTIGNLGMRLARAQFSSNFFACAGYKIIDNLGFETVEAGIKAARKKKADVIVLCSSDDEYATYAPEAHKLIEGKEHFVVAGAPACMEDLKAQGIEHFINVKSNVLETLKMFNAKLGIE; this comes from the coding sequence ATGGCTAATCAGAAAGAAAAGCTTTTCTCAAATTTTCCGCCGATATCTACTGAAGAGTGGATGGCAAAAATCGTAGCAGACCTGAAAGGGGCTGATTTTGAGAAAAAACTTGTTTGGAAAACAAACGAAGGGTTCAATGTAAACCCTTTTTACAGAAGTGAGGACCTTGAAGGCCTTAATACGGCTGTATCACTTCCGGGTGAATTTCCTTACGTGCGTGGTACCAAGAAAGATAACGACTGGTATACTCGTCAGGATATTGACGTCCGCGATTTCAAGGCAGCAAACGCAAAAGCTCTTGACGTACTTTACAAAGGTATCACATCTCTAGGATTTCATATCGAAGGAGATGACGTGAACGCCGACAACATCAAGACACTGTTGAAAGACATTCACCCCGAAGCTGTAGAGCTTAACTTTAGTACATGTCATCGCAAATCTTTGGAATTAACTAAGATCTTAGTTGAATACATCAAAGAATCGGGTGCAGATGTGATGAAGTGCTTTGGTTCTGTAAACTACGACCCTTTCAAACCTCTATTGAAAAAGGGACGTAATGCAGACGGATGGGTAGAGAAAGCAGCAGAGATAGTTAAAGCTGCGGCTCCGCTACCTCGTTTCAGAGTGTTGGCTGTTAATGCCTATGCATTGAGTGACGGTGGTGCTTACATCTATCAGGAACTTGGATATGCGCTGGCTAACGGTAATCAGTTGATGTCTGCCCTTGTTGAAGCAGGACTAGACCCTACATTGGTTGCTAAGAAGATCAAATTTAACTTTGGTATTGGCGGTAACTATTTTATGGAGATCGCTAAGTTCCGTGCAGCACGCTGGTTATGGGCAGAAATAGTAGAAGCTTACAAACCTATCTGTGCTAACGAATGTCCAAACAAATCTCCTGAAGGAATTTGTCATTGTGCTGCAAAAATATATGTTCATGCACAAACATCTACTTTCAACAAGACTGTTTACGATGCCCACGTTAACTTGCTTCGTACACAAACAGAATCAATGTCGGCTACTATTGCCGGAATTAATTCCTTGACAGTACGTCCTTTCGACGAAACATATAAAACTCCGGATGACTTCTCTGAACGTATCGCACGTAACCAACAACTGTTGTTGAAAGAAGAATGTCATTTCGATAAGATAACTGACCCTTCAGCGGGTTCATATTATATCGAGAACCTTACTAAATCTATAGCTGAACAAGCTTGGAAATTGTTCCTCGAAGTAGACGAAAAAGGATTTTATGAAGCATTGAAAGCGGCAACAGTACAAACTGCCGTTAAGACTTCAGCTGATACCCGTTTCAAAGCATTGGCTACTCGCCGTGAAGTATTATTAGGTACTAATCAATATCCTAACTTTACAGAGAAGGCTGAAAGCAAAATTGTAAAAGAAGGTTGTAATTGCGGATGTTCTTCCGAAAAAGGAGAATATATGCCGTTACCTACCAGCCGCTTAGGTACAGCATTCGAAACACTTCGCCTGGCTACAGAGAAACATGGTGCTCCTACAGTATTTATGCTAACAATTGGTAATCTGGGTATGCGTCTTGCACGTGCACAGTTCTCAAGTAACTTCTTTGCTTGTGCCGGATACAAGATTATCGACAATTTAGGTTTCGAAACAGTTGAAGCAGGAATCAAAGCTGCTCGTAAGAAAAAAGCAGATGTTATTGTACTTTGTTCTAGTGACGATGAGTACGCAACATACGCTCCTGAAGCTCATAAGTTGATCGAAGGCAAAGAACATTTTGTTGTTGCCGGAGCTCCTGCATGCATGGAAGATTTGAAAGCACAAGGTATAGAACACTTCATTAATGTGAAGAGCAATGTCCTTGAGACTCTAAAAATGTTCAATGCTAAACTGGGCATCGAATAA
- a CDS encoding prenyltransferase, whose translation METKKPTLKNWVIATRPWSFPVSSLPALIAMMYTIHVYPESSANWILGVIAIIGAVVFQAGGNLISDYYDYKYGVDREGKVGTDILTSKLFTPKQVFIYGWAFIALGITLGLFLVSQAGIDLVWVGLFGTIGAVFYYRFKFKALGDLLIFLVYGPSIMLGTGYVMLGHFDWLLLFVSFPMAFITVNVLHANNTRDIRSDRYAEIKTYAMLIGMKASVIHYYLLTILAYLSIIVMVVLNILPITALITLITVPVAYKNCKAMSQITEDDVTPINELDKGTAQLQLMFSASLSLALILAILI comes from the coding sequence ATGGAAACAAAAAAACCAACACTAAAAAACTGGGTGATTGCTACGCGACCATGGTCGTTTCCGGTATCATCTCTTCCTGCTCTTATTGCAATGATGTATACAATACACGTATACCCCGAAAGCTCTGCTAACTGGATATTGGGTGTAATTGCAATCATTGGCGCAGTTGTTTTTCAGGCAGGTGGTAACCTGATCAGTGATTATTACGACTATAAATATGGTGTAGACAGAGAAGGCAAGGTAGGAACAGATATTCTTACCAGCAAGCTGTTTACTCCTAAACAGGTGTTTATTTACGGATGGGCATTTATTGCTTTAGGGATAACACTTGGATTATTTTTGGTTTCGCAAGCAGGTATAGACTTGGTGTGGGTTGGTTTATTTGGTACTATAGGCGCTGTATTTTATTATCGTTTCAAGTTCAAAGCATTGGGAGACCTTCTTATCTTTCTGGTTTATGGACCCTCTATTATGCTGGGGACAGGATATGTAATGCTTGGGCACTTCGACTGGTTGTTGCTTTTTGTTTCTTTCCCTATGGCGTTTATTACTGTCAACGTGTTGCATGCAAATAATACACGTGACATCAGAAGCGACCGTTATGCGGAAATCAAAACATACGCAATGCTGATCGGGATGAAGGCTTCTGTAATACATTATTATCTGTTGACGATATTGGCTTATTTGTCTATTATCGTAATGGTGGTTCTTAATATTTTGCCGATAACGGCTCTTATCACTCTGATAACAGTACCGGTAGCATATAAGAACTGTAAGGCCATGTCGCAGATAACAGAAGATGATGTTACTCCTATTAATGAATTGGACAAAGGAACTGCTCAACTACAATTGATGTTTAGTGCATCATTGTCGTTAGCCCTAATTTTAGCTATCCTGATATGA